One part of the Herpetosiphonaceae bacterium genome encodes these proteins:
- a CDS encoding STAS domain-containing protein → MPLNRVVALYRIGEELMRAETEDQAFQITARGLVSQVGYANAWIPTIDRAAHLLRGRAGAGIGMQDDTPTTLSFPLDSPHDLVRVAVTGKPNVVIDAVAVAEGEGWGDEARGTSLRSAVQVPFGTASEVLGIIAVGTNEKMQPDEELTLLSLFGMQLTSALTRIRSDNERERQFAALEAASLAQQRLLETVRELSTPAIPVYDGILVLPLVGNIDTGRAGQLMEAVLTSIQREHSSVVILDVTGVPVMDTGVANHILQVTHAARLLGAQCMLVGIRPEVAQTLVQLGADLSGIITRSDLQAGVAYALHQRGLRIVPV, encoded by the coding sequence GTGCCGCTCAACCGGGTCGTCGCGCTCTATCGCATCGGCGAAGAGTTGATGCGGGCAGAGACGGAAGATCAAGCGTTCCAGATCACTGCCAGAGGGCTTGTCTCGCAAGTCGGCTATGCGAATGCCTGGATTCCCACGATCGACCGAGCGGCGCATCTGCTGCGTGGCCGCGCCGGTGCTGGCATTGGTATGCAGGATGATACTCCAACAACGCTCTCGTTTCCGCTCGACTCGCCGCACGATCTGGTGCGCGTGGCCGTGACGGGCAAGCCCAATGTCGTGATCGATGCGGTGGCAGTAGCCGAGGGCGAGGGCTGGGGCGATGAGGCACGCGGCACCAGCCTGCGGTCGGCGGTGCAGGTGCCGTTTGGAACGGCCTCCGAGGTGCTGGGGATTATCGCCGTGGGGACGAATGAGAAGATGCAGCCCGACGAGGAGCTGACGCTGCTGAGCCTCTTCGGTATGCAACTCACCTCGGCGCTCACTCGGATCAGGTCCGACAACGAGCGAGAGCGCCAGTTCGCGGCGCTTGAGGCAGCCTCGCTGGCACAGCAGCGCTTGCTCGAAACCGTGCGCGAGCTATCCACTCCGGCAATTCCGGTCTACGATGGTATCCTCGTCTTGCCGCTCGTCGGCAACATCGATACCGGGCGGGCCGGTCAACTGATGGAGGCGGTGCTGACCAGCATTCAGCGCGAGCATTCCTCGGTGGTGATCCTTGATGTCACGGGCGTGCCCGTGATGGATACCGGCGTTGCCAACCATATCCTCCAGGTGACGCATGCGGCACGATTGCTGGGCGCGCAGTGTATGCTGGTTGGGATCAGGCCGGAGGTTGCGCAGACGCTTGTGCAGCTCGGCGCCGATCTCAGCGGCATTATTACCCGCTCCGATCTCCAGGCGGGCGTGGCCTACGCCCTGCACCAGCGCGGCCTGCGGATCGTCCCAGTCTAG
- a CDS encoding DNA-binding protein translates to MGSKQQVQQESNLPPGLARPAQRALAGAGYWRLEQLAEISAADLKQLHGIGPKALDQLRRALGEHGLSFADERSKQ, encoded by the coding sequence ATGGGTAGCAAACAGCAAGTTCAGCAGGAAAGCAACCTGCCGCCTGGGCTTGCCAGGCCCGCGCAGCGGGCACTCGCCGGAGCGGGCTACTGGCGGCTGGAGCAGCTAGCGGAGATCAGCGCAGCCGACCTCAAGCAGCTCCACGGGATCGGCCCGAAGGCGCTCGATCAGCTTCGCCGCGCCCTGGGCGAGCACGGCCTGTCGTTCGCCGACGAGCGAAGCAAGCAGTAG
- a CDS encoding DUF2277 domain-containing protein, which yields MCRNIKTLFNFEPPVTDEEIRAAALQFVRKVSGFNTPSKANEATFLAAVDEIAAVADNLLRSLQTNAPPRNREDEAVKARARAARRFSE from the coding sequence ATGTGTAGAAATATCAAGACGCTTTTCAACTTCGAGCCACCCGTGACCGATGAAGAGATTCGTGCCGCCGCATTACAATTCGTGCGCAAGGTCAGCGGCTTCAACACACCATCGAAAGCCAACGAAGCCACATTTCTTGCCGCCGTCGACGAAATCGCAGCCGTCGCCGACAACCTGCTCCGCTCGCTCCAGACGAACGCGCCGCCCAGGAATCGCGAAGACGAGGCGGTCAAGGCACGAGCACGCGCCGCTCGACGGTTTTCCGAGTGA
- the typA gene encoding translational GTPase TypA, whose amino-acid sequence MQRTDIRNIAIIAHVDHGKTTLVDAMLKQSRIFRENQQVAERVLDSNALERERGITILAKNTAISYRDVKINIVDTPGHADFGGEVERVMNMVDGVLLLVDAVEGPMPQTKFVLRQALQRGLRAIVVVNKIDRANARPNHVINATFDLFIDLGATEEQAEFPIIYTNALTGASGLDHTAMTATLEPLFEKILSELPGPTVDLAGLTQMQATLLGYDDYKGKIVIGRLNSGTIRRNQSVTCIKNDGSTLSLKVAQVFTHQGLQRIEVEEAQAGDIVALTGLADVGIGDTITDPNDPRPLPPIKVEEPTVRMTFGVNTSPFSGREGTYVTSRKIRERLYQEVERDVALRVADTDSAETFLVAGRGELHLGILIENMRREGYEFQVSKPEVILKEIDGKLHEPVELVEIEVSSTYQGVVVELMGQRKGQMRDMKIREDGSVHYVYLVPTRGLLGFRQQFLTSTRGEGIMNSLLAGYEPYAGEIQTRSNGSLIAWEPGTATTYGLHAAQERGQLFIAAGTEVYEGMIIGQHIRESDLEVNVCRKKHLTNIRNSGSEEALRLETPRDLSLDDAIEYLAEDELLEVTPEAFRLRKRLLSKHDRSRQASITKQRG is encoded by the coding sequence ATGCAACGGACAGACATTCGCAACATCGCCATTATCGCCCACGTCGACCACGGCAAGACTACGCTGGTCGATGCGATGCTCAAACAAAGCCGAATTTTCCGCGAAAATCAACAGGTTGCCGAGCGAGTGCTCGACTCGAACGCGCTTGAGCGCGAGCGCGGCATCACGATTCTGGCAAAGAATACCGCGATCTCGTATCGCGATGTCAAGATTAATATCGTGGACACGCCCGGACACGCCGATTTCGGCGGCGAGGTCGAGCGCGTCATGAACATGGTCGACGGCGTGCTGCTGCTGGTCGATGCGGTCGAGGGGCCGATGCCGCAGACCAAGTTCGTGCTGCGGCAGGCGTTGCAGCGCGGCCTGAGGGCGATCGTCGTCGTCAACAAGATTGACCGGGCCAATGCGCGGCCCAATCATGTGATCAACGCGACCTTCGACCTGTTTATCGACCTGGGCGCAACCGAGGAGCAGGCCGAGTTCCCGATCATCTACACCAACGCCCTCACCGGCGCGTCGGGCCTGGACCACACGGCGATGACCGCGACGCTGGAGCCGCTCTTCGAGAAAATCCTGTCGGAGCTGCCCGGCCCGACTGTCGATCTGGCTGGCCTGACACAGATGCAGGCGACGCTGCTTGGCTACGACGACTACAAAGGCAAGATCGTGATCGGTCGGCTCAACAGCGGCACGATCCGCCGCAACCAGAGCGTGACCTGCATCAAGAACGACGGCTCGACGCTGTCGTTGAAGGTGGCGCAGGTCTTTACCCACCAGGGCTTGCAGCGGATCGAGGTGGAAGAGGCGCAGGCCGGCGACATCGTGGCTCTGACCGGCCTGGCTGATGTCGGCATCGGCGACACGATTACCGATCCCAACGATCCGCGCCCGCTGCCGCCGATCAAGGTCGAGGAGCCGACCGTGCGCATGACCTTCGGCGTGAACACCAGCCCGTTCTCAGGCCGCGAGGGCACGTATGTCACGTCGCGCAAGATCCGCGAGCGGCTGTATCAGGAGGTCGAGCGCGACGTTGCGCTGCGCGTCGCCGACACCGACTCGGCTGAGACGTTTCTGGTAGCGGGCCGTGGCGAGCTGCACCTTGGCATTTTGATCGAGAACATGCGCCGCGAAGGCTACGAGTTTCAGGTCAGCAAGCCCGAAGTGATCTTGAAAGAGATCGACGGCAAGCTGCACGAGCCGGTCGAGCTGGTCGAGATCGAGGTCAGCAGCACCTACCAGGGCGTGGTCGTCGAGCTGATGGGCCAGCGCAAAGGACAGATGCGCGACATGAAGATCCGCGAGGACGGCAGCGTCCACTACGTCTATCTCGTGCCGACGCGCGGCCTGCTCGGCTTCCGGCAGCAATTCCTGACCTCGACGCGCGGCGAGGGGATTATGAACTCGCTGCTGGCGGGCTACGAGCCGTACGCGGGCGAGATTCAGACCCGCAGCAACGGCTCGCTGATCGCCTGGGAGCCAGGCACGGCGACGACATACGGCCTGCACGCAGCGCAGGAGCGCGGCCAGCTCTTCATCGCGGCGGGCACCGAGGTGTACGAGGGCATGATCATCGGCCAGCATATCCGCGAGAGCGATCTTGAGGTCAACGTGTGCCGCAAGAAGCACCTGACCAACATTCGCAACTCCGGCAGCGAGGAGGCGCTCCGCCTCGAAACGCCGCGCGATCTCTCGCTCGACGACGCGATCGAGTACCTGGCAGAGGACGAGCTGCTGGAGGTCACGCCCGAAGCCTTCCGGCTGCGCAAGCGGCTGCTCTCCAAGCACGACCGCAGCCGCCAGGCGAGCATCACCAAGCAGCGGGGATAG